A region from the Oscillatoria sp. FACHB-1406 genome encodes:
- a CDS encoding TerD family protein, which translates to MAINLSKGSTISLEKVLPNLDAAFAGLGWDVGSDGASFDLDVSVMMLGSNGHLVSDKHFVFYNQKRSPESSPALELTGDNRTGEGDGDDEAIIMDLRKVDPAVEEILVCITIHEATARGQNFGMVSEAYVRLVNIATREEVLRYDLDAQFSNETAVVMAKFKRAGSSWSMTAVGEGYSGGLEGLVERYQ; encoded by the coding sequence ATGGCGATTAATCTCAGTAAAGGAAGTACGATTAGCTTAGAAAAAGTCCTACCGAATTTAGATGCCGCTTTTGCCGGTTTGGGATGGGATGTAGGCAGCGACGGTGCATCGTTTGACCTTGATGTATCCGTGATGATGTTGGGAAGTAACGGGCATTTAGTATCCGATAAACATTTCGTTTTTTACAATCAGAAGCGATCGCCGGAATCCTCTCCCGCTTTGGAACTCACCGGCGATAATCGCACTGGCGAAGGTGACGGCGACGACGAAGCAATTATCATGGATCTGCGTAAAGTAGACCCTGCCGTTGAAGAAATTTTGGTTTGCATTACCATCCATGAAGCGACAGCGCGAGGTCAGAATTTTGGGATGGTGAGCGAAGCTTACGTGCGCTTAGTGAATATCGCCACGCGCGAAGAAGTTTTACGCTACGATCTCGACGCGCAATTCTCGAACGAAACAGCAGTGGTGATGGCGAAGTTTAAGCGTGCGGGTTCGAGTTGGTCGATGACGGCAGTGGGCGAAGGATACTCCGGCGGATTAGAAGGTTTGGTCGAGCGCTATCAATAA
- the gmk gene encoding guanylate kinase has product MQTGRLIVITGPSGVGKGTLVRSLLSRHPELNLSVSATTRDPRVGEVEGKDYYFLSRDRFCEAIANGQFLEWAEYAGNYYGTPRALVEEKIALGQQILLEIEIVGAKQIYITFPKALRIFILPPSLEELERRLRDRGTDSEAAILKRLERAKTEIDTGKEFDVLVINDDFEQAIRDLEATIFAKP; this is encoded by the coding sequence ATGCAAACTGGCCGCCTCATTGTTATTACCGGGCCGAGTGGTGTTGGGAAAGGAACCTTAGTGCGATCGCTACTCTCCCGTCATCCTGAATTAAACCTTTCTGTATCGGCAACAACTCGGGATCCCCGTGTTGGGGAAGTAGAAGGGAAAGATTACTATTTCCTATCGCGCGATCGCTTCTGTGAGGCGATCGCGAACGGACAATTTTTGGAATGGGCGGAGTATGCGGGGAATTATTACGGTACGCCGCGCGCTTTGGTTGAAGAAAAGATCGCTCTCGGACAGCAAATCTTACTGGAGATTGAAATCGTAGGAGCGAAACAGATTTACATAACTTTTCCTAAAGCGCTGCGGATTTTTATTTTGCCCCCCTCACTCGAAGAGTTAGAACGTCGATTGCGCGATCGCGGTACGGATTCCGAAGCTGCTATTCTCAAGCGCCTCGAACGAGCCAAAACCGAAATCGACACCGGCAAAGAGTTTGACGTTCTGGTTATTAACGACGACTTCGAGCAAGCTATCCGCGACCTAGAAGCTACTATTTTTGCTAAACCCTAA
- a CDS encoding DUF370 domain-containing protein — translation MDIQLINIGFGNIVSANRIVAIVSPESAPIKRTISEARERGQLIDATYGRRTRAVIITDSSHVVLSAIQPETVANRFVVSKDSNSTH, via the coding sequence ATGGACATTCAACTCATCAATATCGGTTTCGGGAATATAGTCTCTGCCAACCGCATTGTCGCGATTGTCAGCCCAGAATCGGCTCCGATCAAGCGCACGATCTCTGAAGCTCGCGAGCGCGGACAACTCATTGATGCAACTTACGGCCGTCGGACTCGAGCGGTGATTATTACTGACTCCAGCCACGTCGTGCTGTCGGCAATACAACCGGAAACTGTTGCGAATCGATTTGTTGTCAGCAAAGATTCTAATAGCACTCATTAA
- a CDS encoding NFACT family protein, producing MQPVDFTTLTATVAELRSGWLPARIEQVYQRDRTTLALALRTLNGRDWLTLCWHPQAARLCIGTPPPRLPDTFTFSDQLRHQLNGLALARIDAIAPWERVLDLQFAQRPGEPALWHLYVEIMGKYSNVILTDANRQIVTCAYQVSDRQSSYRTVQTGQPYELPPPLVAATPHADEPQARWQERIALIPGSLERQLLKSYRGLSPTVVKQLIAAAGLAPQQSTETLAQSDWQHLFQRWQEWCEVLATETFYPGWTENGYTVLPWGESRPEKNVQTLLDRYYTQQLARQSFQQLHHQLAQKLNSLLSKLRVKATTFRDRLNSSDAAETYRDRADLLMAHLHLWQPGLKVMTIEDFTTCEPVAITLNPEKNAVQNAQALYKQYQKLKRARFAVEPLLQAVSEEIDYLEQVETALNALDNYAADDDLAALEEIREELIVQGYLEATKDRNRSENNESQPYRYVSPSGFEVWVGRNNRQNDQLTFRTAGEYDLWFHAQEIAGSHVLLRLLPGAAAEEADLQFAADLAAHYSRGRASDRVPVIYTQPKYVYKPKGAKPGIAVYKQERVIWGSAARIQTLLVSEPLSFG from the coding sequence ATGCAACCTGTTGATTTCACCACTCTGACGGCGACCGTTGCCGAACTCCGTTCTGGCTGGCTGCCCGCACGCATCGAACAAGTTTATCAGCGCGATCGCACCACCCTCGCCCTCGCCCTCCGCACCCTCAACGGTCGCGACTGGCTGACGTTGTGCTGGCATCCCCAAGCCGCGCGCCTCTGCATTGGCACTCCGCCACCGCGCCTCCCCGATACCTTCACCTTCAGCGACCAATTGCGACACCAACTCAATGGTTTAGCCCTCGCTCGCATCGACGCGATCGCGCCTTGGGAAAGAGTTCTCGATTTGCAATTCGCCCAACGTCCCGGCGAACCCGCGCTCTGGCATCTCTACGTGGAGATTATGGGCAAGTATAGCAACGTCATCCTCACCGACGCAAACCGCCAAATTGTAACCTGCGCTTACCAGGTGAGCGATCGCCAGTCCAGCTATCGCACCGTACAAACCGGACAACCTTACGAACTACCGCCGCCCCTCGTCGCTGCTACGCCCCACGCCGACGAACCCCAAGCCCGCTGGCAAGAACGCATTGCCCTGATTCCCGGTTCCCTAGAGCGCCAACTCCTAAAAAGCTATCGCGGTTTGAGTCCGACAGTTGTCAAACAACTCATCGCCGCCGCCGGACTCGCGCCTCAACAAAGCACCGAGACACTCGCGCAAAGCGATTGGCAGCACTTATTTCAACGCTGGCAAGAATGGTGCGAGGTACTCGCAACGGAAACTTTTTATCCCGGTTGGACGGAAAATGGCTATACCGTTCTTCCTTGGGGAGAATCGCGCCCCGAAAAAAACGTTCAAACCCTACTCGATCGCTACTATACCCAACAACTCGCCCGTCAAAGTTTCCAACAACTGCACCATCAACTCGCCCAAAAACTCAACTCTCTGCTCTCGAAATTGCGTGTTAAAGCGACAACATTTCGCGATCGCCTCAATAGCTCCGACGCAGCCGAAACCTATCGCGATCGCGCCGATCTGCTCATGGCGCACTTACATCTATGGCAACCGGGACTAAAAGTGATGACCATTGAGGACTTTACCACCTGCGAACCCGTCGCTATTACCCTCAACCCCGAAAAAAATGCCGTCCAAAACGCCCAAGCTCTTTACAAACAGTACCAAAAGCTCAAACGCGCCCGTTTTGCCGTCGAGCCGCTTCTGCAAGCCGTTAGCGAAGAAATCGACTATTTGGAACAAGTAGAAACGGCTTTGAATGCGCTCGATAATTATGCCGCTGACGACGATCTCGCTGCCTTAGAAGAGATTCGCGAAGAGTTAATCGTGCAGGGGTACTTAGAAGCAACGAAAGACCGCAACCGCAGCGAAAATAACGAATCGCAACCCTATCGGTATGTTTCGCCTTCGGGTTTTGAAGTCTGGGTGGGGCGCAATAATCGCCAAAACGACCAACTGACGTTTCGTACTGCCGGAGAGTACGATTTGTGGTTTCACGCCCAAGAAATTGCCGGTTCTCACGTTTTGCTGCGCTTGCTTCCCGGTGCGGCGGCGGAGGAAGCCGATTTGCAGTTTGCAGCAGATTTAGCCGCTCATTATAGTCGCGGACGGGCGAGCGATCGCGTCCCAGTTATTTATACTCAACCGAAGTACGTTTATAAGCCCAAGGGAGCTAAACCGGGGATTGCCGTATACAAGCAAGAACGGGTGATTTGGGGAAGTGCGGCAAGAATTCAAACTCTGTTAGTTAGCGAGCCACTCAGTTTCGGTTGA
- the metK gene encoding methionine adenosyltransferase — protein sequence MSRRYLFTSESVTEGHPDKICDRISDAILDALLTEDPYSRVAAEVVVNTGLVLITGEITSKAQINYVNVARNVIAEIGYTDANNGFAANSCSVLVALDEQSPDIAQGVTEAQEKRDATSDDKLDKIGAGDQGLMFGFACNETPELMPLPISLAHRISRQLAAVRKSGELPYLGPDGKTQVSVIYEDGKPVGIDTILISTQHSEAIGELTENSAIQEKIKADLEEFVVKPVFADINVKPDENTRFLVNPTGKFVIGGPQGDSGLTGRKIIVDTYGGYSRHGGGAFSGKDPTKVDRSAAYACRHVAKNIVAAGLADKCEVQVSYAIGVARPTSIFIETFGTGKVDDEVLLKLVQEHFELRPAGIIETFNLRHLPAERGGRFYQNVAAYGHLGRTDLDLPWEQLDRVELLKEAAQQ from the coding sequence TTGTCTCGCCGCTATCTTTTTACTTCCGAATCAGTTACAGAAGGTCATCCCGATAAAATTTGCGATCGCATCTCCGACGCAATTCTCGATGCCCTTTTAACCGAAGATCCCTACAGTCGCGTTGCTGCTGAGGTCGTTGTCAATACCGGTCTCGTGTTAATTACTGGGGAAATTACCTCGAAAGCACAGATTAATTATGTCAATGTAGCGCGCAATGTCATTGCGGAAATTGGCTATACAGATGCCAATAATGGTTTTGCTGCTAACAGTTGTTCTGTTCTCGTCGCTTTAGACGAGCAATCGCCGGACATCGCGCAAGGCGTGACGGAAGCGCAGGAAAAACGCGATGCAACGAGCGATGACAAACTGGATAAAATTGGTGCAGGCGACCAAGGTTTGATGTTTGGTTTTGCCTGTAATGAAACGCCGGAATTGATGCCCCTGCCGATCAGTCTCGCCCACCGGATTTCGCGTCAATTAGCAGCGGTGCGGAAATCGGGAGAACTGCCTTATTTGGGCCCCGATGGCAAAACACAGGTTAGCGTCATTTATGAAGACGGCAAACCCGTGGGTATCGATACGATTTTAATCTCTACTCAACATTCGGAAGCGATCGGCGAATTAACAGAAAATTCGGCGATTCAAGAGAAGATTAAAGCAGATCTTGAAGAATTCGTTGTCAAGCCCGTTTTTGCCGATATTAACGTTAAACCTGACGAAAATACGCGCTTTTTAGTCAATCCCACGGGAAAATTTGTCATCGGCGGACCGCAAGGCGATTCCGGTTTAACGGGTCGTAAAATTATCGTCGATACCTACGGCGGTTATTCTCGTCATGGCGGCGGTGCATTTTCGGGGAAAGATCCAACTAAGGTAGACCGTTCTGCGGCTTATGCTTGTCGCCACGTCGCTAAAAATATCGTTGCTGCTGGCTTGGCGGATAAGTGCGAGGTTCAGGTGAGTTACGCGATTGGGGTAGCCCGCCCGACCAGTATTTTTATCGAAACCTTCGGCACGGGCAAAGTAGATGATGAAGTGTTGTTGAAGCTAGTACAGGAGCATTTTGAATTGCGTCCTGCCGGTATCATCGAAACGTTTAATCTACGCCATCTCCCGGCGGAACGAGGCGGTCGTTTTTACCAAAATGTTGCGGCTTACGGTCATTTGGGCCGTACCGATTTAGATTTACCTTGGGAACAACTCGATCGCGTCGAACTTTTGAAAGAAGCTGCCCAGCAGTAA
- a CDS encoding tetratricopeptide repeat protein: protein MVQQFLAFLLILGGTSLGTIAAVKAADNGAPMPPAATTEPTPAPDSCYEGSGLEALNACDRALTLAPNDASLWTIRGAILHEQLKRTAEALESHDRAIALAPAYTLALYNRCVVLIALERYPEAVESCDRALKGDGRWGQASPARALMNQGVALRRLRRYQEALAAYDLALESQPDYALAWNNRGVVLLDLGRNAEAETAFSRALELDPNNSLARRNLDIVRQRQQATP from the coding sequence ATGGTGCAACAATTTCTTGCTTTTCTTCTAATTCTGGGCGGCACGAGTTTGGGGACGATCGCTGCGGTAAAAGCAGCGGATAATGGCGCTCCAATGCCTCCTGCGGCGACCACCGAGCCAACTCCCGCCCCCGATTCCTGTTACGAAGGTTCGGGCTTAGAAGCGCTAAATGCGTGCGATCGCGCCCTTACTCTCGCCCCGAACGATGCTTCCCTTTGGACGATTCGGGGTGCGATTTTGCACGAGCAATTGAAACGAACGGCCGAAGCGCTCGAATCCCACGATCGCGCGATTGCCCTCGCTCCAGCTTATACTCTCGCCCTCTACAACCGCTGCGTCGTACTCATTGCCCTCGAACGGTATCCCGAGGCCGTTGAAAGCTGCGATCGCGCCCTCAAAGGGGACGGACGCTGGGGACAGGCTAGCCCCGCCCGAGCGCTGATGAATCAAGGCGTGGCCCTGCGCCGCCTGCGACGCTACCAAGAAGCCCTCGCTGCTTACGATCTCGCCCTCGAAAGCCAGCCCGATTACGCCCTCGCTTGGAACAATCGCGGCGTAGTTCTCCTGGATTTGGGGCGCAACGCTGAAGCCGAGACTGCTTTTAGCCGCGCACTGGAACTCGATCCGAATAATAGCTTGGCACGGCGCAATCTCGATATCGTTCGCCAGCGACAGCAAGCGACACCGTAA